One Helianthus annuus cultivar XRQ/B chromosome 7, HanXRQr2.0-SUNRISE, whole genome shotgun sequence genomic region harbors:
- the LOC110910753 gene encoding uncharacterized protein LOC110910753 yields the protein MDRISQLPDFIAHHILSCFDTSDGPPIDLVRMSVLSKTWFHLTASFPILDFTIYKFKSRESFFKYVEYTTSRFCNQNLTAHKLTLWANIRKSEELGIVNRCLILLLKNGVKELLISMPNYRLPNILLSVPVLKSLTIYGCKLPSSLMLDAVKLKSLIYLELESVRIDDEVIKYITSGCPLLQQFEISYCHGFIRFCVYGHQNLQTVGISDTAVEIIDIDAPNLSSLYVAGVDERGPPQLNLASCKKLASLSYEGKNLKRLTNFLSDFPVLKYLALCSFKDNNLKLSSHSLRALELNSEFDLEEIEFSTPNLGLFVYSDVGQYSCLGIRDLPHLKACMRCYPDGSIDALWLQKLRLFLSKKNGFKALNLYICLREKFIVLEKIKEIELPPYELEHIELHFVDNESSDHAAFVDAVLCCFRPRSLTLRSSFSLTNFEAFSLTDFEEQSALVKFTYEKLLEQENQGHTLIQIVSPYSSKAHSQFRGLMLLPEPLPREEKAISFIKEEEEACDQSSAGLEIL from the exons ATTTTAGATTTCACTATTTATAAATTTAAATCTAGAGAAAGTTTTTTCAAGTATGTTGAGTATACCACCTCTAGATTTTGCAACCAAAATCTCACTGCACACAAGCTCACGCTTTGGGCGAACATCCGCAAGTCTGAAGAACTAGGCATTGTTAACAGATGCCTTATATTACTTCTTAAAAATGGCGTCAAGGAGTTGTTGATTTCTATGCCGAACTACCGTTTGCCTAACATACTCTTATCTGTTCCTGTGCTGAAATCCTTGACCATATATGGCTGTAAGTTGCCTTCTTCCTTGATGCTTGATGCGGTCAAGTTGAAGTCTTTGATTTATTTGGAACTCGAATCCGTCCGTATAGATGATGAAGTGATCAAGTATATCACCAGTGGTTGCCCTCTTCTACAACAATTTGAGATTAGTTATTGTCATGGTTTCATAAGATTTTGTGTTTATGGACACCAAAATCTTCAAACAGTTGGTATTTCTGACACTGCAGTTGAGATAATTGATATTGATGCTCCAAATCTATCTAGTCTTTATGTAGCAGGCGTGGATGAAAGAGGGCCACCGCAATTGAACTTGGCTTCATGCAAAAAACTAGCATCACTGTCTTACGAAGGCAAAAATCTGAAGCGTCTTACCAACTTTTTATCCGACTTCCCCGTCCTTAAATATTTGGCTTTATGTAGTTTTAAAGACAACAATCTGAAGTTGTCAAGTCATTCGTTGAGGGCATTGGAGTTAAATTCAGAATTTGATTTGGAAGAAATTGAGTTTAGTACCCCAAATTTGGGTTTATTTGTTTACTCTGATGTTGGCCAGTATTCTTGCCTTGGGATAAGGGATTTACCCCATTTGAAAGCATGTATGCGATGCTATCCAGATGGCTCTATAGATGCTCTCTGGCTCCAGAAGTTGAGGCTCTTTTTAAGCAAGAAAAATGGATTCAAAGCTTTGAACTTGTATATTTGCTTGAGAGAG AAGTTCATAGTGTTAGAAAAGATAAAGGAGATTGAGTTGCCACCTTACGAACTCGAGCATATTGAGCTACATTTTGTGGATAACGAATCATCAGATCATGCGGCTTTTGTGGATGCAGTACTTTGTTGTTTCCGTCCTCGATCTCTAACCCTAAGATCATCCTTTTCTTTAACTAATTTTGAAGCGTTTTCTTTAACTGACTTTGAAGAACAAAGTGCTCTTGTCAAG ttTACGTACGAGAAGCTACTTGAACAAGAAAATCAAGGCCATACACTGATTCAGATTGTGTCGCCTTACTCTTCCAAAGCACATAGCCAGTTTAGAGGCTTGATGTTATTGCCCGAGCCATTACCTCGTGAAGAAAAAGCAATTAGCTTCATAAAGGAAGAAG AAGAAGCATGCGATCAAAGCTCTGCAGGTTTGGAGATTTTGTGA